A single genomic interval of Aureliella helgolandensis harbors:
- a CDS encoding glycosyltransferase family 4 protein, with translation MQIVYLTAGAAGMYCGSCLHDNALAKALIALGHDTLLVPTYTPILTDEASVARDQLFYGGLNVYLQQANPVFRWLPNWLDRFLSSPKLVNWIASRAMGTSAGNLGPLTVSMLKGMDGNQRKEVRRLCKWLNTERPDVVVFSNLLIAGCAPEIKRQLKCPVVVVLQGDDIFYDGLPPPYRERALVELRRLAQQVDRFVVHSRDYGQRMQAMLHFPPERLAIHPLSIDVADFHLPVGLDADQGLATRPPSVGYLARLAPEKGLHLLVDAFIELRRRGVVPTARLAIAGWLGPQHAKYWQEQLDKLAEAGLAGSVDYAGSVDRAGKLKFLQSIDVLCVPTSYQEPKGLFVLEALAAGVPYVQPAHGAFPELHAKHAGGHLFDPESPAELSERLEQVLADLPAARALGAEGRRRVFAHSTTIHEAERMAQLLQQLTQ, from the coding sequence TTGCAAATCGTCTATTTGACAGCCGGTGCGGCTGGAATGTATTGCGGCAGTTGTCTGCATGACAATGCTTTGGCCAAAGCGTTGATCGCCCTGGGGCACGATACGCTGCTGGTTCCCACCTATACGCCGATCTTGACCGATGAGGCCAGCGTGGCGAGGGATCAGCTTTTCTACGGAGGCTTGAATGTCTATTTGCAGCAAGCCAATCCAGTGTTTCGCTGGCTTCCCAACTGGCTCGATCGCTTTTTGAGTTCGCCCAAGTTGGTGAATTGGATTGCATCACGAGCGATGGGGACCTCGGCAGGAAACTTGGGGCCACTGACCGTCTCTATGTTGAAAGGGATGGACGGGAATCAACGCAAGGAGGTTCGTCGACTTTGCAAATGGCTGAATACGGAGCGGCCCGACGTTGTCGTCTTCTCCAACCTGTTGATCGCGGGGTGTGCTCCGGAGATTAAGCGGCAGTTGAAATGCCCGGTAGTGGTGGTTTTGCAGGGGGACGATATTTTCTACGATGGGCTGCCGCCGCCCTACCGAGAGCGTGCCTTAGTTGAACTTCGTCGACTAGCGCAGCAAGTCGATCGGTTTGTTGTGCACAGCCGTGACTATGGCCAGCGAATGCAAGCTATGTTGCACTTTCCGCCGGAGCGGTTGGCCATCCACCCGTTATCGATTGACGTGGCTGACTTTCACCTGCCCGTTGGTCTGGATGCGGACCAAGGCTTGGCGACGCGTCCTCCGTCCGTAGGGTACTTGGCGAGGCTCGCGCCGGAAAAGGGGCTGCACTTGCTCGTTGACGCTTTCATTGAATTGCGTCGACGCGGTGTGGTGCCAACCGCGCGGCTTGCCATTGCGGGGTGGCTTGGCCCACAGCATGCCAAGTACTGGCAAGAGCAACTCGACAAGTTGGCGGAGGCCGGTTTGGCGGGTTCGGTGGATTATGCGGGTAGTGTCGATCGAGCGGGAAAGCTCAAGTTCTTGCAATCGATCGACGTTCTATGCGTGCCAACTTCTTACCAGGAACCCAAAGGGCTGTTTGTGCTCGAGGCACTTGCGGCTGGAGTCCCGTATGTGCAACCGGCGCACGGGGCATTTCCAGAACTGCACGCCAAGCATGCGGGAGGGCACCTCTTTGATCCCGAATCGCCCGCAGAGCTTTCGGAACGACTCGAACAGGTGCTGGCTGATTTGCCTGCAGCGCGGGCCTTGGGCGCAGAAGGACGTCGGCGCGTGTTCGCGCACTCGACGACAATCCATGAGGCCGAACGGATGGCACAGCTCTTGCAACAACTGACGCAATGA
- a CDS encoding aldo/keto reductase, whose translation MQTRRLGNSSLELTTIGFGSWAIGGGDWSFGWGDQDEREAIDAIIAAVDLGINWIDTAAVYGGGASEALVGQALRELGPSRRPIVATKCGRVMREDRAIDKVLKRDSIIAECEASLQRLGIDCIDLYQMHWPEPDCDIEEGWQTLVDLKQQGKVREIGVSNHSVAQLARLQAIHPVASLQPPYSLLTTEIEKEILPYCAEHKVGVVCYSPMYKGLLTGKFSLERAANLPQNDHRSRDPRFQPPQIEAHLGLIDCLKPMAARHGRSMAELAIAWVLRRPEVTSAIVGARRPSQVAEIVKAGDWVLTDEELETIEQLRSGHQQALRMGF comes from the coding sequence ATGCAGACGCGACGACTTGGAAACAGTAGTTTGGAACTGACCACCATCGGCTTTGGTTCGTGGGCTATCGGAGGCGGAGATTGGAGTTTCGGCTGGGGCGACCAGGATGAGCGGGAGGCCATTGACGCGATTATTGCTGCCGTCGATCTGGGCATCAATTGGATCGATACGGCGGCTGTCTATGGAGGGGGAGCCTCTGAGGCTCTCGTCGGTCAGGCGTTGCGAGAGCTGGGGCCCAGTCGTCGACCGATCGTGGCCACCAAGTGCGGTCGGGTGATGCGAGAAGATCGAGCGATCGATAAGGTGCTCAAACGCGATAGCATTATCGCCGAATGCGAGGCGAGTCTCCAGCGATTGGGGATCGATTGCATCGACCTTTACCAGATGCACTGGCCAGAACCGGACTGCGATATCGAGGAGGGCTGGCAGACGTTGGTCGACCTCAAGCAGCAAGGGAAGGTCCGTGAGATTGGCGTTTCGAATCACAGCGTTGCCCAGCTCGCCCGCTTGCAGGCCATCCACCCCGTCGCTTCCCTGCAGCCTCCCTATAGTTTGCTGACCACGGAGATTGAGAAGGAGATTCTGCCCTACTGCGCCGAGCATAAAGTTGGGGTGGTGTGCTACAGCCCTATGTACAAGGGGTTGCTGACGGGCAAGTTCAGCTTGGAACGCGCCGCCAATTTGCCGCAGAATGACCATCGTTCACGCGATCCCCGTTTTCAACCACCTCAAATCGAAGCCCACTTGGGCCTCATCGATTGCTTGAAACCAATGGCTGCTCGGCATGGAAGATCCATGGCCGAATTAGCCATCGCTTGGGTTTTGCGGCGTCCCGAGGTAACCAGTGCCATCGTTGGTGCACGTCGTCCGTCCCAGGTTGCCGAGATCGTGAAAGCTGGCGATTGGGTGCTGACGGATGAAGAACTGGAAACGATCGAGCAATTGCGATCCGGGCACCAGCAAGCCCTGCGGATGGGATTCTGA